One Solidesulfovibrio fructosivorans JJ] genomic region harbors:
- a CDS encoding ABC-F family ATP-binding cassette domain-containing protein produces the protein MAKVSLQNLSKSYGGYDLFKDFSLEIPGGTRLAVVGQNGAGKSTLLKLIAGVSEPDGGKVAFSTGARLGYVAQDMDEADLSMGLLAWVMAALPSWKEFWARYDAAVAAGDKAAMDALAHEQASLEHTLGYNPEHRAKTILTGLGFSDENQHAPISDLSGGWRERAKLARVLTAGADVLLLDEPTNHLDLEAVAWLESFLCAFPGVLIFVAHDRIFLDRVATHTLFMGDVKPIWRPGSFTEFLAWREEMDKQWERQAAAIDNKIKQHNAFVDRFRYKATKARQAQSKLKNVDKLEKELAALKSERPDVRAKTLNFTLPEPEKSDKTVAAAADLAYAYPGREPIWPPLTFQLFRGQKVALVGHNGAGKTTLLRLVVGALKPVSGRVLLGTGVKLGYFSQHQTEVLQKDALVMSEMKRMAGPKATHLEVCSILGLFLLGEDYWERRVSELSGGEKSRLVLAGLFSARANFLVLDEPTNHLDLESREALVRALSDYSGAILMVAHDRYLLREVAAEVWSVGEDGLTVYEDGFAAYEAAQAQQAQESACQLDEENQAVKAASTKASRQEDKERKRRVAEQRNALYRDIKPKRDAYEKLEAELETLLAKQSEVEAVMADPETYAKRELFSQLSKEYGTLSHAAEELLARMAVLEEEIADLEARRAALLESV, from the coding sequence ATGGCCAAAGTCAGTCTGCAAAATCTTTCCAAGTCCTACGGCGGCTACGATCTCTTCAAGGATTTTTCCCTGGAGATTCCCGGCGGCACGCGCTTGGCCGTTGTCGGCCAAAACGGCGCGGGCAAATCCACGCTTTTGAAACTCATCGCCGGCGTGTCCGAGCCTGACGGCGGCAAGGTGGCGTTCTCCACCGGCGCGCGCCTGGGCTACGTGGCCCAGGACATGGATGAGGCCGACCTTAGCATGGGGCTTCTGGCCTGGGTCATGGCCGCGCTGCCGTCGTGGAAGGAATTTTGGGCCCGCTACGACGCGGCCGTCGCCGCCGGGGACAAGGCGGCCATGGACGCCCTGGCCCATGAGCAGGCGAGTCTGGAGCACACGCTTGGCTACAATCCCGAGCACCGGGCCAAGACGATACTGACGGGCCTGGGGTTTAGCGACGAGAACCAGCATGCCCCGATTTCCGACCTGTCCGGCGGCTGGCGCGAACGGGCCAAGCTGGCCCGGGTGCTGACGGCCGGGGCCGATGTGCTGCTGCTCGACGAGCCCACCAACCACCTGGACCTCGAGGCCGTTGCCTGGCTCGAATCCTTTTTGTGCGCCTTTCCCGGGGTGCTTATTTTCGTGGCCCACGACCGGATTTTTCTCGACCGGGTGGCCACGCACACGCTTTTCATGGGCGACGTCAAACCCATCTGGCGTCCCGGTTCGTTCACCGAATTTCTGGCCTGGCGCGAGGAGATGGACAAGCAGTGGGAGCGGCAGGCCGCGGCCATCGACAACAAGATCAAGCAGCACAACGCCTTTGTCGACCGCTTCCGCTACAAGGCCACCAAGGCCAGGCAGGCCCAAAGCAAGCTCAAAAACGTGGACAAGCTGGAAAAGGAGCTGGCGGCGCTTAAAAGCGAACGGCCGGACGTGCGGGCCAAGACCCTCAATTTCACGCTGCCCGAGCCCGAGAAGTCCGACAAGACCGTGGCCGCGGCCGCCGACCTGGCCTATGCCTATCCCGGGCGGGAGCCCATCTGGCCGCCGCTGACCTTTCAGCTTTTTCGCGGCCAGAAGGTGGCGCTGGTCGGGCACAACGGCGCGGGCAAGACCACGCTCCTGAGGCTTGTCGTCGGGGCGCTCAAACCCGTATCCGGCCGCGTTCTTCTCGGCACGGGCGTCAAGCTGGGCTATTTCAGCCAGCACCAGACCGAGGTTTTGCAAAAAGACGCCCTGGTCATGTCCGAGATGAAGCGCATGGCCGGGCCCAAGGCCACCCATCTGGAAGTTTGCTCCATCCTGGGGCTTTTTCTCCTCGGTGAGGATTACTGGGAACGGCGGGTGTCCGAGCTTTCCGGCGGCGAGAAATCGCGGCTGGTCCTGGCCGGGCTTTTTTCGGCCCGGGCCAACTTCCTGGTCCTCGACGAACCCACCAACCACCTGGACCTGGAGAGCCGCGAAGCGCTGGTGCGGGCGCTCTCCGACTATTCCGGGGCCATCCTCATGGTCGCCCACGACCGCTACCTGCTGCGCGAGGTCGCGGCCGAGGTCTGGTCCGTGGGCGAGGACGGGCTGACCGTCTATGAAGACGGATTCGCCGCCTACGAAGCCGCCCAGGCGCAGCAGGCACAGGAAAGCGCCTGCCAGCTTGATGAAGAAAACCAGGCGGTCAAGGCCGCCTCGACCAAGGCGTCCCGCCAGGAGGATAAGGAACGCAAGCGCCGTGTGGCCGAACAGCGCAACGCGCTCTACCGCGACATCAAACCCAAGCGCGACGCTTACGAGAAGCTTGAGGCCGAGCTGGAAACGCTGCTCGCCAAGCAGTCCGAGGTGGAGGCCGTCATGGCCGATCCCGAGACCTATGCGAAGCGTGAGCTTTTTTCCCAGCTCAGCAAGGAATACGGGACCCTGTCCCATGCGGCCGAGGAACTGCTCGCCCGCATGGCGGTCCTGGAAGAGGAAATCGCCGACCTGGAGGCCCGACGGGCCGCCTTGCTGGAGTCCGTATGA
- a CDS encoding (deoxy)nucleoside triphosphate pyrophosphohydrolase, with the protein MNCAPKNVTVVAAIIWKDGRYLGVKRPEGKPMAGQYEFPGGKVEPDESVQAALMRELGEELDITPTSIAFFKEKEHAYVHLAVHLHFFHIRAYEGEIKPLEGQEMEWLTPQEGASRPFLEADREIVEQLAVLGDAVLQ; encoded by the coding sequence ATGAACTGTGCGCCGAAAAACGTGACGGTCGTGGCTGCCATCATCTGGAAGGACGGACGCTATCTCGGGGTCAAGCGCCCCGAAGGCAAACCCATGGCCGGGCAGTACGAGTTTCCCGGCGGCAAGGTCGAGCCCGACGAGTCCGTCCAGGCCGCCCTGATGCGGGAACTGGGGGAGGAACTGGACATCACGCCGACCTCAATTGCCTTTTTCAAGGAAAAAGAGCACGCTTACGTGCACCTTGCGGTGCATCTGCATTTTTTTCATATCCGGGCCTACGAGGGTGAGATCAAGCCCCTGGAAGGCCAGGAAATGGAATGGCTGACGCCGCAGGAGGGCGCATCGAGGCCCTTTCTCGAAGCGGACAGGGAGATCGTGGAGCAGCTGGCGGTCCTCGGCGACGCCGTCTTGCAGTAG
- the metF gene encoding methylenetetrahydrofolate reductase [NAD(P)H], giving the protein MRIKELIQAKRPFVSLEFFPPKQREAWAGFFEVVERLIPVHPLFVSVTYGAGGSTHAHTLEIVSRLKTAYGLEPMAHLTCVGASREKIRGFLDALAAAGVDNVLALRGDPPKGQEDFVPDSDDFQHASDLVSFISQERPGLGIGVAGYPECHPAAISPEADLEFLRQKICLGGDFVVTQLFFDNDAYFGFVDKCRAVGIDAPIVPGVLPVMSLASVKRLVGMCGAHLPPAYLAELERADAAGGNAAVAEAGIAYARKQAQDLIARGAPGVHLYTLNKAEAVLSIVAGLDL; this is encoded by the coding sequence GTGCGCATCAAGGAGCTTATCCAGGCGAAGCGGCCGTTCGTGTCCCTGGAATTTTTCCCGCCCAAGCAGCGTGAGGCCTGGGCCGGCTTTTTCGAGGTGGTGGAGCGGCTCATTCCCGTCCACCCGCTGTTCGTGTCCGTGACTTACGGCGCGGGCGGCAGCACCCATGCCCATACGCTGGAGATCGTCTCCCGGCTCAAAACCGCCTACGGCCTCGAGCCCATGGCCCATCTGACCTGCGTCGGGGCCAGCCGGGAGAAAATCCGTGGATTCCTGGATGCCCTGGCCGCGGCCGGCGTCGACAACGTGCTGGCCCTGCGCGGCGATCCGCCCAAGGGACAGGAGGATTTCGTTCCCGATTCCGACGATTTCCAGCACGCGTCCGATCTGGTGTCGTTTATCAGCCAGGAGCGTCCCGGGCTCGGCATCGGTGTGGCCGGGTATCCAGAGTGCCATCCCGCGGCCATCTCGCCCGAGGCCGATCTGGAATTTTTGCGCCAAAAGATCTGTCTGGGCGGCGACTTCGTGGTCACCCAGCTTTTTTTCGACAACGACGCCTACTTCGGCTTCGTGGATAAGTGTCGGGCCGTGGGCATCGACGCGCCGATCGTCCCGGGCGTGCTGCCGGTGATGAGCCTCGCCAGCGTCAAGCGGCTGGTCGGGATGTGCGGCGCGCATCTGCCGCCGGCCTATCTGGCCGAGCTCGAACGGGCCGACGCGGCCGGAGGCAATGCGGCCGTGGCCGAGGCGGGCATCGCCTATGCGCGCAAGCAGGCGCAAGACCTCATTGCCCGGGGCGCGCCGGGGGTGCATCTCTACACCCTCAACAAAGCCGAGGCCGTGCTGTCCATCGTGGCCGGTCTTGATTTGTAA
- a CDS encoding aspartate-semialdehyde dehydrogenase encodes MGRGEWVVAVAGATGAVGREMLKTLEQREFPAKTVKALASSRSAGTTVPYAGGELTVEEMTEKSFEGVDIALFSAGGSTSKKFAPFAVKSGCVVIDNSSAWRMDPEVPLVVPEVNPDDVDWHKGIIANPNCSTIQMVVALKPLHNAAKIKRVIVSTYQAVSGTGQKAITELETQVRQLFNMKDPEAKVYPYQIAFNCLPQIDVFSDGDYTFEEIKMIKETNKIMGDDSIRVTATTVRVPVFYGHSEAVNIETEKKLTAKDARAILSQAPGITVYDNPSEKIYPMPIHAAGEDDVFVGRIREDNTVDNGLHLWIVADNIRKGAALNAVQIAELIIARDKVRVPA; translated from the coding sequence ATGGGCAGGGGCGAATGGGTTGTGGCCGTGGCCGGGGCCACGGGAGCCGTGGGACGTGAGATGCTCAAGACCCTCGAACAGCGCGAGTTTCCGGCCAAGACCGTCAAGGCCCTGGCGTCCTCGCGTTCGGCCGGCACCACCGTGCCGTATGCCGGCGGCGAGCTGACCGTCGAGGAGATGACCGAGAAATCCTTCGAGGGCGTGGACATCGCCCTGTTTTCGGCCGGCGGTTCCACTTCGAAAAAATTCGCGCCCTTTGCCGTCAAATCCGGCTGCGTTGTCATCGACAACTCCAGCGCCTGGCGCATGGACCCGGAAGTGCCGCTGGTCGTGCCCGAGGTCAATCCCGACGACGTCGACTGGCACAAGGGCATCATCGCCAACCCCAACTGCTCGACCATCCAGATGGTGGTGGCGCTCAAACCCCTGCATAACGCGGCCAAGATCAAACGCGTGATCGTGTCCACCTACCAGGCCGTTTCCGGCACCGGCCAGAAGGCCATCACCGAGCTGGAAACCCAGGTGCGGCAGCTCTTCAATATGAAGGACCCCGAAGCCAAGGTGTACCCGTACCAGATCGCGTTTAACTGTCTGCCCCAGATCGACGTCTTCTCCGACGGTGATTACACCTTCGAAGAGATCAAGATGATAAAGGAAACCAACAAGATCATGGGCGACGACTCGATCAGGGTGACGGCTACCACCGTGCGCGTGCCGGTCTTTTACGGCCACAGCGAAGCCGTCAACATCGAGACGGAAAAGAAGCTGACCGCCAAGGACGCCCGTGCCATCCTGTCCCAGGCCCCGGGCATCACCGTCTACGATAACCCGTCCGAGAAGATCTATCCCATGCCGATCCACGCCGCCGGCGAGGACGACGTGTTCGTGGGCCGTATCCGCGAGGACAACACCGTCGACAACGGCCTGCACCTCTGGATCGTGGCCGACAATATCCGCAAGGGCGCGGCGCTCAACGCCGTGCAGATCGCCGAGCTCATCATCGCCCGCGACAAGGTGCGCGTGCCCGCCTAG
- a CDS encoding aminotransferase class IV, with amino-acid sequence MPDIVDVDAYVSRLLAAPRPGGENVLAYYDHRLGVIGTDPRLMLIPLDDHLVHRGDGVFETLKYIDRKLYQVEPHFARMERSAKAIFLEPPCPWDEVAKLTLDVCRAGGSDIGMVRVIVGRGPGSFGIDPADCPTPSLTIVAYKYHPRSDASFAKGVTAFRTSIPAKQNYLARIKSIDYLPNVLMKREATQRGEDYPVCYDDKGFLAEGATENICIVDAAGRLVVPELNNALTGTTLMRAVELVKNEIEVVFAGIREEDIATAKEMFILGTTNDCLSIIRYNGAPIADGRPGPVSKRIRADIVADIAANGTPF; translated from the coding sequence ATGCCCGATATCGTCGACGTCGATGCCTACGTCTCCCGCCTGCTCGCCGCGCCGCGTCCCGGTGGCGAAAATGTCCTGGCCTACTACGACCACCGCCTGGGCGTCATCGGCACTGACCCGCGCCTGATGCTCATCCCCCTGGACGACCACCTCGTCCACCGGGGCGACGGCGTCTTCGAAACGCTCAAATACATCGATCGCAAGCTTTACCAGGTCGAGCCCCACTTCGCCCGCATGGAACGCTCGGCAAAGGCCATTTTCCTCGAACCGCCTTGCCCCTGGGACGAAGTCGCGAAACTTACCCTCGACGTGTGCCGGGCCGGCGGCTCGGATATCGGCATGGTGCGTGTCATCGTCGGACGCGGCCCCGGCAGTTTCGGCATCGATCCCGCCGACTGCCCGACCCCGAGCCTGACCATCGTGGCCTACAAATACCACCCCCGGTCTGATGCCTCCTTCGCCAAGGGCGTCACCGCCTTCCGTACCTCCATCCCGGCTAAACAGAATTACTTGGCCCGCATCAAATCCATCGACTACCTGCCCAACGTGCTCATGAAGCGCGAGGCCACCCAGCGCGGCGAGGATTACCCCGTCTGCTACGACGACAAGGGATTCCTGGCCGAAGGCGCCACCGAAAACATCTGCATCGTCGACGCCGCCGGACGCCTCGTCGTGCCGGAACTCAACAACGCCCTGACCGGCACCACCCTCATGCGCGCCGTGGAACTCGTAAAAAACGAAATCGAAGTCGTCTTCGCCGGCATCCGTGAAGAAGATATCGCCACCGCCAAGGAAATGTTCATCCTCGGCACCACCAACGATTGCCTGAGCATCATCCGCTACAACGGCGCCCCCATCGCCGACGGCCGGCCCGGCCCCGTCTCCAAGCGCATTAGGGCGGACATCGTTGCCGACATCGCCGCCAACGGCACGCCGTTTTAG
- a CDS encoding OmpA family protein, which yields MNIRKRPGVLNVSDLHKMRQDDEDLWPISLADMMTLLLCFFLLIVAVSHVDLNRYERVADSMQKAMVTEKPAPKPKKAEPKPVVKKTTPPKPQPKPVEQPAMVRSKVSHTTLTSEPVAPLAQEKPKPEPTPAKPAAPTEQPKPAESVKAETKAPAPESERTGPTRKSLEDIRKELTAKLGLDTSAVEIVPRENGVELNLRGAAFFDLASAEIKPAALPLLRDIAATLSGTPYKVTVEGHTDNLPIESWLYPSNWELSSARASRVARFLIDGGVPRNHLRVEGLADTQPVAPNDDEAGRPIPENQAKNRRVVILVSPS from the coding sequence ATGAATATCCGCAAGCGACCGGGCGTGCTCAACGTCTCCGATCTGCACAAGATGCGTCAGGACGACGAGGACCTCTGGCCCATTTCCCTGGCCGACATGATGACGCTGCTGTTGTGCTTCTTCCTGCTCATCGTGGCCGTGTCCCACGTGGACCTCAACCGCTACGAGCGGGTGGCCGACTCCATGCAAAAAGCCATGGTGACCGAAAAACCCGCGCCCAAGCCCAAAAAAGCCGAACCCAAACCCGTGGTCAAAAAGACCACGCCCCCCAAGCCCCAGCCCAAACCCGTCGAACAGCCGGCCATGGTGCGCTCCAAGGTCAGCCACACCACCCTGACCAGCGAGCCCGTCGCGCCCCTGGCCCAGGAAAAGCCCAAACCCGAGCCCACTCCCGCCAAGCCGGCCGCGCCCACCGAACAACCCAAGCCCGCCGAATCGGTCAAGGCCGAAACAAAAGCCCCCGCACCCGAATCCGAACGCACCGGCCCGACCCGCAAAAGCCTGGAAGATATCCGTAAGGAACTGACCGCCAAACTCGGCCTCGATACCAGCGCCGTGGAAATCGTGCCCCGCGAAAACGGCGTGGAACTCAACCTGCGCGGCGCGGCCTTCTTCGACCTGGCCAGCGCCGAAATCAAACCCGCCGCCCTGCCGCTTTTGCGCGACATCGCCGCGACCCTGTCCGGCACGCCCTACAAAGTGACCGTCGAGGGACACACCGACAACCTGCCCATCGAATCCTGGCTCTACCCCTCCAACTGGGAACTGTCCTCCGCCCGCGCCAGCCGCGTGGCCCGGTTCCTCATCGACGGCGGCGTGCCCCGCAACCACCTGCGCGTGGAAGGTCTGGCCGATACCCAGCCCGTCGCCCCCAACGACGACGAAGCAGGCCGCCCCATCCCCGAAAACCAGGCCAAGAACCGCCGCGTCGTCATCCTCGTCAGCCCGTCGTAG
- a CDS encoding motility protein A — MNIATVIGIVFGIAILTFATVLSTDSAGVFVNFPGLAIVLGGTLASTFICFPLKEVMRVFNTFLVALKREELPTDHYIDAIVHIARQASARGRIQLEMALPGIENEFLQSAIQMLVDGYSREEIQEILDTRIEQTYQQELSSAGIYRTMAKLSPAYGIIGTLIGLIGMMQSMSVGLGNLGAHMAVALTTTLYGILLANLIFLPIAVKVEKRIEERVILMCVIRDGTLFIKDKTPAAIVLDKLKAYLPTRRWAAIEHEEA; from the coding sequence GTGAATATCGCAACCGTCATCGGCATCGTCTTCGGCATCGCCATCCTCACCTTCGCCACTGTCCTCTCCACGGACAGCGCCGGGGTTTTCGTCAACTTCCCGGGCCTGGCCATCGTGCTCGGCGGCACACTGGCCTCCACCTTCATCTGCTTTCCGCTCAAGGAAGTCATGCGGGTGTTCAACACCTTCCTCGTGGCGCTCAAACGCGAGGAACTCCCGACGGACCACTACATCGACGCCATCGTGCACATCGCCAGACAGGCCTCCGCCCGGGGCCGCATCCAGCTCGAAATGGCCCTGCCCGGCATCGAAAACGAATTTCTGCAAAGCGCCATCCAGATGCTCGTGGATGGCTACTCCCGCGAGGAAATACAGGAAATCCTCGATACCCGCATAGAACAGACCTACCAGCAGGAACTGTCCTCGGCCGGCATCTACCGCACCATGGCCAAGCTCTCCCCGGCCTACGGCATCATCGGCACGCTCATCGGCCTTATCGGCATGATGCAGTCCATGAGCGTGGGCCTGGGGAACCTCGGCGCGCACATGGCCGTGGCCCTGACCACCACCCTCTACGGCATCCTGCTGGCGAACCTCATTTTCCTGCCCATCGCCGTCAAAGTGGAAAAACGCATCGAGGAGCGCGTCATCCTCATGTGCGTCATCCGCGACGGCACGCTCTTCATCAAGGACAAGACCCCGGCCGCCATCGTGCTCGACAAGCTCAAGGCCTACCTGCCGACGAGGCGCTGGGCCGCCATCGAGCACGAGGAGGCGTAG
- a CDS encoding cyclic nucleotide-binding domain-containing protein, which yields MRQDLDLEDDHNDGTVRTFHKGAVLFREGQPSDVTYIIKKGRVAIYRVVNNKRVVLGERGPGEMVGEMGVITAAPRSSAAEALEFTEAMVCDSNLIHTMLHKSPRPVQLLTGYLVDHVKTLTAQVTDRPSGNAFLSVCRVTALCWQSAPGTGKAKELSYAELSTTLKDIVLLNQIEIDAVFERLAKLHLVSLTDVKASFARKDPLLGTSKPGTAFVKDKVVRLTDPDTFLSVAKNVARDIRDPSKPMVDLEFCDLDAFAREAGSTPDIIYKKLAYQEIPQDLFFFHTAKARDYIERMGAEFFKQARRPRLCAADLERVDDITAVDNATLQEAFSALGFHKVAVAMAMAGEAAREKILKNLSKKIAAVVREEAAAMTEPDEDEAADVEKELIDRIKTIKGLAS from the coding sequence ATGCGACAAGACCTCGACCTCGAAGACGACCACAACGACGGCACCGTACGGACCTTCCACAAAGGGGCGGTCCTTTTTCGTGAAGGCCAGCCGAGCGATGTGACCTACATCATCAAAAAAGGCCGGGTGGCCATCTACCGGGTCGTCAACAACAAGCGGGTGGTGCTCGGCGAACGCGGCCCGGGCGAAATGGTCGGCGAGATGGGCGTCATCACCGCCGCCCCCCGCTCCAGCGCGGCCGAGGCCTTGGAATTCACCGAGGCCATGGTGTGCGACAGCAACCTCATCCACACCATGCTGCATAAAAGCCCCCGCCCGGTCCAACTCCTCACCGGCTACCTGGTCGACCATGTCAAAACGCTCACCGCCCAGGTCACCGACCGCCCCTCGGGCAACGCTTTTCTCTCCGTCTGCCGGGTGACGGCGCTCTGCTGGCAGTCCGCCCCGGGAACCGGAAAGGCCAAGGAACTCAGCTACGCCGAGCTTTCGACCACACTCAAGGACATCGTGCTGCTCAACCAGATCGAGATCGACGCGGTGTTCGAGCGTCTGGCCAAGCTGCATCTGGTTTCCTTAACCGACGTCAAGGCCAGCTTCGCCCGCAAGGACCCCCTGCTCGGAACGTCCAAGCCCGGCACCGCCTTCGTCAAGGACAAGGTCGTGCGCCTGACCGACCCGGACACGTTTTTAAGCGTGGCCAAAAATGTGGCCCGGGACATACGCGACCCGTCGAAGCCCATGGTGGACCTGGAATTTTGCGATCTGGACGCCTTTGCCCGGGAAGCCGGCTCCACGCCTGACATCATTTATAAGAAGCTCGCCTACCAAGAAATTCCCCAAGACCTGTTCTTCTTCCACACGGCCAAGGCCCGGGACTACATCGAGAGGATGGGGGCGGAGTTTTTCAAACAGGCCCGCCGCCCACGCCTCTGCGCCGCCGACCTCGAACGCGTCGACGACATCACGGCCGTGGACAACGCCACCCTCCAGGAAGCCTTCTCCGCCCTGGGTTTCCATAAGGTGGCCGTGGCCATGGCCATGGCCGGCGAGGCGGCCCGGGAAAAAATCCTCAAGAACCTGTCCAAGAAAATCGCCGCCGTGGTCCGCGAAGAAGCCGCGGCCATGACCGAGCCAGACGAGGACGAAGCGGCCGATGTGGAAAAGGAACTGATCGATCGAATCAAGACCATCAAGGGACTGGCGTCGTGA
- a CDS encoding iron-sulfur cluster-binding protein, translating to MGNHDACRDVSILSVEPVGPEGAAKGCYMLTLANPGFPPAVAGQFVMVRPHAFGQNPVWPRPFSICRLTAEALTLFVQVCGRGTEILCRLVPGDTATVWGPLGQGFALEPEIPTVMLAGGVGLAPFVEYAAGHPSPERLSLVFGHRQPLSCYPFDAFAGLKSAEAFQEKGPDDLAAFVAHLETTIAGHADGLVLACGPRPFLVTVARLARKYSVRAQVSLENRMACGVGGCLGCVEKNVLGTYVQTCTQGPVFWVEELALSEES from the coding sequence TTGGGCAATCACGACGCATGCCGCGACGTCTCCATTCTGTCCGTGGAGCCGGTCGGCCCTGAGGGCGCGGCCAAGGGCTGCTACATGCTGACCCTGGCCAATCCCGGGTTCCCGCCGGCCGTGGCCGGACAGTTCGTCATGGTCAGGCCCCATGCCTTCGGGCAAAATCCGGTCTGGCCCCGTCCCTTTTCCATCTGCCGGCTGACGGCCGAGGCGCTGACCCTGTTTGTCCAGGTCTGCGGCCGGGGCACGGAGATTTTGTGCCGGCTGGTTCCGGGCGATACGGCCACGGTCTGGGGACCGCTCGGGCAGGGCTTTGCCCTGGAGCCGGAAATCCCGACGGTCATGCTGGCCGGCGGGGTGGGGCTGGCCCCGTTCGTGGAATACGCCGCCGGGCATCCTTCGCCGGAACGTCTTTCGCTTGTTTTCGGCCACCGCCAGCCGCTTTCCTGCTATCCTTTCGACGCCTTTGCCGGGCTCAAGAGCGCGGAAGCCTTTCAGGAAAAAGGGCCGGACGATCTGGCCGCCTTTGTCGCGCATCTGGAAACGACCATCGCCGGCCATGCCGACGGACTGGTCCTGGCCTGCGGCCCGCGCCCCTTTCTGGTGACTGTGGCGCGGCTTGCCCGCAAGTACAGCGTGCGGGCCCAGGTGTCGCTGGAAAACCGCATGGCTTGCGGCGTTGGCGGGTGTCTTGGCTGCGTGGAGAAAAACGTCCTGGGCACGTATGTGCAGACCTGCACCCAGGGGCCGGTTTTCTGGGTCGAGGAACTGGCGCTTTCGGAGGAGTCATGA
- a CDS encoding dihydroorotate dehydrogenase has product MSVDASVRLPGMHLKNPVMTASGTFGYGLEFAPYGDLRGLGGIVVKGLSLKPRAGNPMPRIAETPCGMLNAIGLQNCGVEVFLRDKLPRLPYAETPIIANLYACDADEFAELAGVLADAEGVAALEVNISCPNVKAGGIAFGQNPSMAGKLAEAVKKRARDKPVWVKLSPNVTDIVEIARAAVLGGADALTCINTLTGMSVDIRTRKPRLANVIGGLSGPAIKPVALRCVWQVCRAVSAPVIAVGGVSSAEDVLEFILAGAHAVQIGTANFMRPDMAFRIAERLPALMEELGIESLDAYRGTLAVS; this is encoded by the coding sequence ATGAGCGTTGACGCAAGCGTGCGCCTGCCGGGCATGCACCTGAAAAACCCGGTCATGACCGCCTCGGGCACCTTTGGCTACGGCCTGGAATTCGCGCCTTACGGCGATCTGCGCGGGCTTGGCGGCATCGTGGTCAAGGGATTGTCCCTGAAGCCCCGCGCCGGCAACCCCATGCCGCGCATCGCCGAGACGCCGTGCGGCATGTTAAACGCCATCGGCCTGCAAAACTGCGGCGTGGAAGTCTTTTTGCGCGACAAGCTGCCGCGCCTGCCCTACGCGGAAACGCCGATCATCGCCAACCTCTACGCCTGCGACGCGGACGAGTTCGCTGAGCTGGCCGGGGTGCTGGCGGACGCCGAAGGCGTGGCCGCCCTCGAGGTCAATATTTCCTGTCCCAACGTCAAGGCCGGCGGCATCGCCTTTGGCCAGAACCCGTCCATGGCGGGCAAACTCGCCGAGGCCGTGAAAAAGCGGGCCAGGGACAAGCCGGTCTGGGTGAAGCTCTCGCCGAACGTCACGGACATCGTGGAGATCGCCCGGGCGGCGGTCCTCGGCGGGGCGGACGCGCTCACCTGCATCAATACGCTGACCGGCATGAGCGTGGACATCCGCACGCGAAAGCCGCGCCTGGCCAACGTCATCGGCGGCCTGTCCGGGCCGGCCATCAAACCCGTGGCCCTGCGCTGCGTGTGGCAGGTCTGCCGGGCGGTGTCCGCGCCGGTCATCGCTGTCGGCGGCGTAAGCTCCGCCGAGGACGTGCTGGAATTCATCCTGGCCGGGGCGCACGCGGTGCAGATCGGCACGGCCAATTTCATGCGGCCGGACATGGCCTTTCGCATAGCGGAAAGGTTGCCGGCGCTCATGGAAGAGCTTGGGATCGAGAGCCTGGACGCCTACCGGGGGACCCTCGCCGTCAGTTGA